One Fusarium poae strain DAOMC 252244 chromosome 4, whole genome shotgun sequence DNA window includes the following coding sequences:
- a CDS encoding hypothetical protein (TransMembrane:3 (o59-78i90-114o120-143i)), which translates to MYLEADIRGERLRVVAEVLLSPSVFPQPERRLPQLQYLITAKEVTGEQEGGYMNPSSSVPIFIFIFSSSSSSSLVLVFSQPSHNLPPIFIPIPIPIPISVSVSVSVFVFVFVFVFVFVFVFVFVFVFVFVFSSSSSFVLVFPLSPPLISIVRRCRLLPISI; encoded by the exons ATGTACCTTGAGGCAG ACATCCGAGGAGAGAGATTGAGGGTAGTTGCTGAGGTTCTTCTGTCGCCTTCGGTCTTTCCTCAACCAGAGAGGCGACTACCGCAACTGCAATACTTGATCACTGCGAAGGAAGTAACGGGGGAGCAGGAAGGTGGGTATATGAACCCTTCGTCCTCCGtccccatcttcatcttcatcttctcatcttcatcttcatcctccctTGTCCTCGTCTTCTCACAGCCTTCCCACAACCTCCCCCCCATCTTcatccccatccccatccccatccccatctCCGTCTCCGTCTCCGTCtccgtcttcgtcttcgtcttcgtcttcgtcttcgtcttcgtcttcgtcttcgtcttcgtcttcgtcttcgtcttcgtcttctcatcttcatcttcctttGTCCTCGTCTTCCCACTGTCTCCCCCCCTCATCTCCATCGTCCGCCGTTGTCGTCTTCTTCCCATCAGCATCTGA
- the SPG1 gene encoding septum-promoting GTP-binding protein 1 (BUSCO:38693at5125) produces METDIPPHEVPLPVQTPDDTMGGIEESPHPGSSNGFHHQQSTSLDQGLASPQRDDPSSRYTPPVQPAPPISRPASGLSNPAHQAYNDYRQGAGEPSSNGRNHVVIKVGMVGDAQIGKTSLMVKYVEGSWDEDYIQTLGVNFMEKTISIRNTEITFSIWDLGGQREFVNMLPLVCNDAVAILFMFDLTRKSTLNSIKEWYRQGRGFNKTAIPILVGTKYDHFVNFPPQDQEEISNQARRFAKAMRAALIFSSTSHSINVQKIFKIVLSKAFDLKCTIPEIENVGEPLLLYQSV; encoded by the exons ATGGAGACGGATATTCCCCCACACGAGGTCCCGCTGCCTGTTCAGACTCCCGATGACACCATGGGAGGTATCGAAGAATCTCCCCACCCCGGTTCAAGCAACGGCTTCCATCATCAACAGAGCACATCCCTTGATCAGGGTCTTGCCAGTCCTCAAAGAGACGACCCTTCATCCAGATATACACCTCCCGTCCAGCCTGCGCCTCCAATCTCCCGTCCAGCCAGCGGCTTATCCAACCCCGCACATCAGGCATACAACGACTACCGGCAAGGCGCGGGCGAGCCTTCATCCAACGGCCGTAATCATGTCGTGATCAAGGTCGGCATGGTGGGCGATGCTCAAATCGGAAAGACTTCTTTGATGGTCAAATACGTCGAAGGAAGCTGGGACGAGGACTACATCCAAACCCTAGGTGTCAACTTTATGGAAAAGACAATCTCTATCCGCAACACGGAAATCACCTTTTCGATTTGGGATCTTGGTGGTCAAAGAGAATTTGTCAACATGTTGCCACTCGTGTGTAACGATGCTGTTGCCATTCTATTCATGTTTGATCTTACGCGCAAGAGCACGTTGAATAGTATCAAGGAGTGGTACCGACAAGGACGAGGTTTCAACAAAACGGCTATCCCTATTCTTGTGGGTACCAAGTATGACCACTTTGTCAACTTTCCccctcaagatcaagaagagaTCTCAAATCAG GCGAGACGATTTGCCAAAGCCATGAGGGCTGCATTAATCTTTTCAAGTACAAGTCATAGCATCAACGTGCAAAAG ATCTTCAAGATTGTTCTATCAAAGGCATTCGACCTAAAGTGTACCATTCCCGAAATTGAAAATGTTGGCGAGCCTCTCCTGTTATATCAGTCTGTATAA
- a CDS encoding hypothetical protein (TransMembrane:2 (i115-136o196-218i)~BUSCO:55663at5125), protein MPSNYEKLSRPSGDTTLAVPEKAASTTLTVNETPRISTTSTPQTDKLNPFDTDIEAMVTNTRTESNMHKSSCSPLASKTDCQVWPGKDHWKKQAKAAKAKNRCTCMAHLSQRNRWIVKGLIILLVVGIAVGVGFGVSKPLNAPIWGDDKDDKTTNFTDFFFTTAKMSNRIYLPISPFSWPIVRRDGPPEQSKTDKAVTITIVCGISALVLAPLVWYVAARIVTVRRERAAKEASADVEQGQDVNQI, encoded by the exons ATGCCTTCAAACTACGAAAAACTATCCCGCCCTAGCGGCGATACAACTTTGGCTGTTCCCGAAAAGGCTGCTTCCACAACTCTCACAGTCAACGAAACTCCTCGCATCAGTACAACATCCACGCCTCAAACAGACAAACTCAACCCCTTCGACACCGATATCGAGGCTATGGTCACAAACACCCGAACAGAGTCAAACATGCACAAATCATCGTGCAGTCCTCTTGCCAGCAAGACAGACTGCCAAGTTTGGCCAGGAAAGGATCACTGGAAGAAGCAGGCCAAGGCTGCAAAGGCAAAGAACCGCTGCACCTGTATGGCCCACCTCAGCCAGCGCAATCGCTGGATTGTCAAGGGACTCATCATCCTTCTCGTCGTCGGAATTGCAGTTGGTGTTGGTTTCGGTGTCAGCAAGCCACTCAACGCGCCCATATGGGGCGACGATAAAGATGATAA AACCACAAACTTTACAGATTTCTTCTTCACCACCGCCAAAATGAGTAACCGTATTTATCTCCCCATCTCACCCTTCTCATGGCCCATCGTCCGTCGCGATGGACCCCCGGAACAATCCAAGACTGACAAGGCTGTGACCATCACCATCGTCTGTGGTATCTCTGCGCTTGTCCTAGCTCCGCTTGTGTGGTACGTTGCTGCGAGAATCGTCACAGTTCGTAGAGAAAGGGCTGCCAAAGAGGCCTCTGCAGATGTCGAGCAGGGGCAGGATGTTAATCAGATTTGA
- a CDS encoding hypothetical protein (BUSCO:52820at5125), with translation MSDLATQDVSGSRGAFIVLEGLDRSGKTTQVKLLEQRFVEEGKKVKVMRFPDRTTPIGQMIDNYLKSNVEMEDHVIHLLFSANRWEAVKQIQSLLASGTTILCDRYYHSGIVYSAAKQNPSLSLPWARAPERGLPRPDLVLFLDLTEEQAQARGGWGGEVYERSGMQKRVRELFWGLSMGGKDVAAQGLGLDEGEGWTQEEEDLVVVDAGGSVEEVNEEVWKIVRGRVEQVERGEVGRSVRVVR, from the exons atgtCTGACCTCGCGACTCAAGATGTTTCAGGCAGCAGAGGTGCCTTTATCGTTTTGGAAGGCTTGGACCGAAGTGGGAAAACAACCCAGGTAAAGCTTTTGGAGCAGAGATTTGTCGAAGAGGGTAAAAAGGTCAAGGTTATGAGATTCCCCG ACAGAACTACACCTATTGGACAGATGATTGATAACTACCTCAAGAGCAATGTAGAAATGGAGGATCATGTCATTCATTTGCTCTTTAGCGCAAATCGCTGGGAAGCTGT CAAACAAATCCAATCCCTTTTAGCTTCAGGAACAACTATCCTCTGCGACCGCTACTATCACTCAGGAATAGTCTACTCAGCCGCCAAGCAAAACCCCTCTCTCAGCCTCCCCTGGGCACGAGCCCCCGAGCGCGGTCTTCCTCGTCCTGACCTTGTGCTCTTTCTTGATCTAACCGAAGAGCAAGCTCAGGCGCGAGGCGGATGGGGTGGGGAAGTGTACGAAAGGTCTGGTATGCAGAAACGCGTGCGGGAATTGTTCTGGGGACTTTCTATGGGTGGGAAGGATGTTGCGGCTCAGGGATTGGGGCTTGATGAGGGTGAAGGGTGGACgcaggaggaagaggatcttgttgttgttgatgcggGGGGGAGCGTGGAGGAGGTTAATGAGGAGGTTTGGAAGATAGTTAGAGGGAGGGTTGAGCAGGTTGAGAGGGGGGAGGTTGGAAGGAGTGTGAGGGTTGTGAGGTAG
- a CDS encoding hypothetical protein (BUSCO:39765at5125), with amino-acid sequence MVNDHILTLSCPDKSGIVYAVTGIFADNKHNILDLQQFSDPVSERFFMRVHFGPTETESTEHLAQAFDKLAAEYKMEYDIRPVARKTRVLIMVSKIGHCLNDLLFRMKTGQLRMEVPVIVSNHPEYAALAESYGIEFHHLPVTKDTKAQQEGQVLELCKKHGIELIVLARYMQVLSPTLCEAMSGRIINIHHSFLPSFKGAKPYHQAYERGVKIIGATAHFVTADLDEGPIIEQRIARVDHAMSPKDLSEEGSNVESQVLAAAVRWYAEKRLFLNGHKTVVFN; translated from the coding sequence ATGGTCAACGATCACATCCTCACCCTGTCATGCCCCGACAAGTCCGGCATCGTCTATGCCGTGACTGGCATCTTTGCCGACAACAAGCACAACATTCTCGACCTCCAGCAATTCTCCGATCCCGTCTCTGAGCGTTTCTTTATGCGAGTTCACTTTGGTCCTACCGAGACAGAGTCCACAGAGCACCTTGCTCAAGCTTTTGATAAGCTCGCCGCAGAGTACAAGATGGAATACGATATTCGTCCCGTCGCCCGCAAGACCCGAGTCCTCATCATGGTCTCCAAGATCGGTCACTGCCTCAATGATCTTCTCTTCCGCATGAAGACCGGCCAACTTCGAATGGAGGTTCCCGTCATCGTGTCCAACCACCCCGAATACGCCGCCCTCGCCGAGAGCTACGGAATTGAGTTCCACCACCTCCCCGTGACAAAGGACACCAAGGCTCAGCAGGAGGGACAAGTTCTCGAGCTCTGCAAGAAGCACGGCATTGAGCTTATCGTTCTGGCTCGTTACATGCAGGTTCTCTCTCCTACATTGTGCGAGGCCATGTCTGGAcgcatcatcaacatccacCACAGTTTCCTGCCTTCTTTCAAGGGAGCCAAGCCTTACCACCAGGCTTACGAGCGCGGTGTCAAGATCATCGGTGCTACCGCTCACTTTGTCACTGCTGATTTGGATGAGGGTCCTATTATTGAGCAGCGTATTGCCCGTGTTGATCACGCCATGAGCCCCAAGGATTTGTCCGAGGAGGGATCTAATGTTGAGAGTCAAGtgcttgctgctgctgtgcgGTGGTATGCTGAAAAGAGACTTTTCCTCAACGGTCACAAGACTGTTGTGTTTAACTAG
- a CDS encoding hypothetical protein (BUSCO:45716at5125), with protein sequence MATVTRQPFAPLDGSRLQSLTSIKNRQNAITPPTAGKRKAELIDTDDFENVDPSAFAKRSKGSKDLTKDILKPSAFVLKTPSLPALPAPSAIPSRLSPTKSSRRTLQPKSPAAKTSGISKSSPIHATPAGRSPTRTKRSSGLGPSRRRTLGRIDPPTLLGAAAPFSLDAALKGTIPGYSAKSAPPKEPVLPVPDMKASWFFEIHEDTPEQEMTNLLQHSTCTLDISSDEESERKRNRDRAEGRDKENVPPPDDVSQTRRSPRADDMVVEKERVALGEMNTADFYAEGCDETSVIIVPEDEPEISSLPELSTIPESSLESLEPSSLPELEEIATQEDIDNLMAKPTEGTSKAAVLEPIEGTGESFELWESGSAHDEDAT encoded by the exons ATGGCGACCGTTACACGTCAACCGTTTGCTCCCCTTGATGGGTCCAGACTTCAATCCCTCACAAGTATTAAGAATAGGCAAAATG CTATTACTCCTCCAACTGCCGGCAAACGAAAAGCTGAACTGATTGATACCGACGACTTCGAAAATGTTGATCCTTCAGCTTTTGCCAAACGATCCAAGGGATCAAAAGACTTGACCAAGGATATTCTCAAACCATCAGCTTTTGTCCTCAAGACTCCATCTCTACCTGCTCTACCCGCTCCCTCTGCAATCCCCAGTCGCCTCAGTCCAACCAAATCCTCCCGTCGCACTCTTCAACCAAAGTCTCCGGCAGCAAAGACAAGTGGCATCTCAAAGTCCTCTCCCATTCATGCTACTCCCGCTGGCCGATCCCCTACCCGAACCAAACGATCATCTGGTCTTGGACCAAGTCGACGACGCACTCTTGGACGTATTGACCCTCCCACTCTTCTTGGCGCTGCCGCTCCCTTTTCTCTCGATGCTGCTCTCAAGGGCACCATTCCTGGATATAGTGCCAAGTCGGCGCCTCCCAAGGAACCCGTCCTACCAGTACCAGACATGAAGGCCAGCTGGTTCTTTGAGATTCACGAAGATACTCCCGAGCAAGAAATGACCAACCTTCTTCAACATAGCACATGCACACTCGATATTTCATCCGACGAGGAAAGCGAGCGCAAACGCAACAGAGATCGCGCTGAAGGTCGCGACAAGGAGAATGTTCCTCCTCCTGATGATGTATCCCAAACTCGTCGCTCACCTAGAGCTGACGACATGGTGGTGGAGAAAGAACGCGTCGCATTGGGAGAAATGAACACTGCCGACTTTTACGCTGAAGGGTGCGATGAGACATCAGTCATCATTGTACCAGAAGATGAACCAGAGATCAGCAGCCTTCCGGAGTTAAGCACCATTCCAGAGTCAAGTCTAGAGTCTCTCGAGCCTAGCAGCCTGCCAGAGTTGGAGGAAATCGCTACACAAGAAGATATTGATAACCTCATGGCCAAGCCTACAGAAGGAACATCAAAAGCTGCTGTTTTGGAACCTATCGAAGGAACGGGAGAAAGTTTTGAGTTGTGGGAAAGTGGTAGTGCACATGACGAAGACGCAACTTGA
- a CDS encoding hypothetical protein (TransMembrane:7 (o27-53i65-88o108-135i147-165o194-213i225-244o264-286i)) — MWNATGPDSNRNAPPGVVPDYSNPEDVYWTLNIALTVICVSFVTVFFLVRVYVKRTINRNIAVEDWTCIAAFVCVIMYCTTVLMMARYGAGYHAWEIRKPEYYNWLKWFYASTVVYIPASFFTKATILLLMARVFAVEPRVSKGIRIFIWALLVAYIPIQILRIVNCYPIRTYWDPKVRNAHCLNQRKIFFSDLSLSIVTDLLILLVPIPLTCRLSLSVGKRIKIVLLLGAGGIATALTVFRVAKAVDFLNSDDITVDYTPIAILTNLEITIGFVCACLPSLNLLIEHHIRKRRRQRQTQTDGRDRSRASMIKRHFRWMSSSTRASPIPSRPTNQPSAGMIDLDVEMAMLTGQPVRLRSERLSSTESLGLRPLDHRLDSGDGIREGWLSQDQDDHDELQDSKFIMKMVQDSRARAEEGAKESWCPVWDGPRDPLASHGMYGHLLTDLRYDIREFYEIDGNENRDCFAGCCKPCSTLIQMEDEIRGREKCRKPSNASGYTSHPPMESPLSCSCSSSNTCSKKPSPDIERDECLPCIPENQSEKSPSTPISRRGSKRRESSIALDPVAPTDATLVHIHDIGKDPVLPALHVHGNHRLSNDTTDIEPAFHVHGNHRLSKDVTTPAYPPSIHQLRTDTKAPASPPAVLRHDLFDDIQTSAIQRSNHDLGFDQVKPAGIQYRHHDLGFDQVKPSGIQHSNHDLGLDQVKTSGTQRSNHDLGFDQVNTYRASPEHQIHHDETVPGAFPASSHDLVEDLASNQIKSAQPHGLERDDEVASRPANFGARHLYEDK, encoded by the exons ATGTGGAATGCAACAGGTCCCGACTCGAATCGAAATGCTCCTCCAGGGGTTGTTCCTGATTACAGCAACCCGGAGGATGTGTACTGGACGCTCAATATCGCCTTGACAGTCATTTGTGTATCTTTTGTTACAGTTTTCTTTCTTGTACGAGTTTATGTTAAGCGCACTATTAATCGCAATATAGCGGTTGAAGATT GGACATGTATAGCAGCATTT GTCTGTGTAATTATGTACTGCACAACAGTTTTAATGA TGGCACGATATGGAGCAGGTTATCATGCTTGGGAGATACGCAAACCGGAATACTACAACTGGCTCAAG TGGTTTTACGCCAGTACCGTTGTGTATATCCCCGCCTCCTTCTTCACCAAAGCGaccatcctcctcctcatggCACGAGTCTTTGCGGTCGAACCACGAGTCTCGAAAGGAATTCGAATATTTATTTGGGCATTGCTGGTCGCATACATCCCAATCCAGATTTTACGAATCGTTAATTGTTATCCTATCCGAACATATTGGGACCCGAAAGTCCGCAACGCCCATTGCCTCAACCAGCGAAAGATATTCTTTTCGGATTTATCGCTATCAATCGTTACCGACCTTTTAATCCTTCTCGTACCAATACCGTTGACATGTCGACTTAGTTTATCTGTCGGGAAGCGAATCAAGATTGTGTTGCTTCTGGGAGCTGGGGGGATTGCGACGGCTCTAACAGTTTTTCGAGTGGCAAAAGCGGTTGACTTTCTCAACTCTGACGACATCACCGTGGACTATACTCCAATTGCCATTCTAAC GAATCTTGAAATAACCATTGGATTTGTTTGCGCCTGTTTGCCTTCACTCAATTTATTGATTGAGCATCATATTCGAAAACGAAGACGACAACGACAGACACAAACCGATGGGCGCGACCGATCACGAGCTTCTATGATTAAAAGACACTTCAGATGGATGAGTTCCAGCACACGTGCATCCCCAATACCATCTCGCCCTACGAATCAGCCCTCAGCTGGAATGATTGACTTGGATGTGGAAATGGCCATGTTAACAGGTCAGCCTGTACGATTACGATCAGAGAGATTGAGCAGCACCGAATCTCTTGGACTTAGGCCACTTGATCATCGACTCGATTCGGGAGATGGAATACGAGAGGGATGGTTATCCCAGGACCAGGATGATCACGACGAGCTGCAGGATAGCAAGTTTATCATGAAGATGGTTCAAGATTCGAGAGCTAGGGCAGAAGAAGGGGCGAAGGAATCTTGGTGTCCAGTCTGGGACGGGCCTAGGGATCCTCTGGCAAGTCATGGGA TGTATGGTCATTTGCTTACCGACCTCCGATATGATATTCGAGAATTCTACGAAATCGACGGTAATGAGAACCGAGATTGCTTTGCAGGATGCTGTAAGCCTTGCAGTACTCTGATTCAAATGGAAGATGAAATCAGGGGAAGAGAAAAGTGTCGGAAGCCCAGTAACGCCAGTGGGTATACCTCTCATCCTCCAATGGAGTCACCACTGAGTTGTTCATGCTCGTCTTCAAACACCTGCAGCAAGAAACCATCTCCTGATATAGAGCGCGATGAGTGTCTTCCGTGCATTCCTGAAAACCAATCCGAGAAATCTCCTTCAACTCCTATCAGCCGCCGTGGCAGCAAGAGACGAGAGAGCTCTATTGCCTTGGACCCAGTTGCACCAACCGATGCGACACTTGTTCATATTCATGATATTGGCAAAGACCCAGTTTTGCCGGCCCTTCATGTTCACGGGAACCACAGGTTAAGCAACGATACTACAGACATTGAGCCAGCTTTTCATGTTCACGGGAACCACAGGTTAAGCAAAGATGTGACTACGCCAGCCTATCCACCCTCAATTCACCAACTTCGAACTGATACCAAGGCACCGGCCAGTCCGCCTGCAGTTCTCCGGCACGATCTTTTCGACGATATCCAGACATCTGCCATTCAACGAAGCAATCACGACCTTGGTTTCGACCAAGTCAAGCCAGCCGGTATTCAATACAGACATCATGACCTTGGCTTCGATCAAGTCAAGCCTTCTGGTATTCAGCACAGCAACCATGACCTCGGCCTCGACCAAGTCAAGACATCTGGTACTCAACGAAGCAACCATGACCTTGGCTTCGACCAAGTTAATACCTATCGAGCCAGTCCAGAACATCAAATTCACCATGATGAGACAGTCCCAGGCGCGTTCCCTGCATCGTCTCACGATTTAGTCGAAGACCTGGCCAGCAACCAAATTAAATCAGCTCAACCGCATGGACTTGAGCGGGACGATGAAGTTGCAAGTAGGCCAGCAAACTTTGGAGCACGCCATCTTTACGAGGATAAATGA
- a CDS encoding hypothetical protein (TransMembrane:1 (i12-31o)), whose protein sequence is MGYLYLRRGKRQRVLLLAIGILISLGLVVHYRSLLYSSSSSRDLYLSAKLLAAEDTPQIMQQLWKPLLHELNATHFITKEGHRYTIEESNYRWESPLKKKLLILDVDTRLDRGAGAVTNKSPLSPSELTGRSGGMMNHYLYAMIHGYDYQFIRAPDYYNRHGTWVKVPMIKQALESYETVVFLDADAVFVYPELPLEWLMSLWNITDKTLVAMANDPDTPKNRDAQGTVMMNTGFIIARQSDRTQDLFHDWNQCPTETKYKGCQRWMKDWAHEQAAFSNHVRYEYNSTDEDPFHPKCQEQFNA, encoded by the exons ATGGGCTACCTGTATCTTCGTCGGGGTAAAAGGCAGAGGGTCCTCCTACTCGCAATCGGTATTCTAATATCGCTCGGTCTGGTCGTACACTATCGGTCATTGCTgtactcttcatcatctaGTAGAGACCTGTATCTATCAGCAAAACTACTAGCAGCAGAAGATACACCACAAATAATGCAACAACTGTGGAAGCCTCTACTACATGAGCTCAATGCTACGCACTTCATCACGAAAGAAGGCCATCGCTACACGATTGAAGAGAGCAACTATCGCTGGGAGTCACCTTTGAAGAAAAAGTTGCTCATTCTGGACGTGGACACTCGACTTGACAGAGGCGCTGGCGCTGTTACGAACAAATCACCCTTGTCTCCCAGTGAATTGACAGGGAGGTCAGGCGGCATGATGAACCACTATCTCTACG CTATGATTCATGGCTATGACTATCAGTTCATCCGAGCTCCCGACTATTATAACCGCCATGGAACATGGGTTAAGGTCCCTATGATCAAACAGGCACTTGAGAGTTATGAAACCGTTGTTTTTCTTGATGCCGATGCTGTCTTTGTGTATCCCGAACTTCCCCTGGAGTGGTTAATGAGTCTATGGAACATAACAGACAAGACACTTGTCGCCATGGCTAACGATCCAGATACCCCAAAAAATCGTGATGCACAAGGcacagtgatgatgaacACTGGATTTATCATCGCTAGGCAAAGCGACCGGACCCAAGACTTGTTTCATGATTGGAATCAGTGCCCTACCGAGACGAAATATAAAGGTTGTCAAAGGTGGATGAAGGATTGGGCACACGAGCAGGCAGCGTTTTCGAACCATGTCCGCTACGAGTACAATTCGACAGATGAA GACCCTTTTCATCCAAAATGCCAAGAACAGTTCAACGCTTAA